The Salegentibacter mishustinae genomic interval CTTTTAAAACGTGTAAGGCATTATCTAACTTATCACTTAAACTATCAAACATAATTTTCCTGTGGTTTTATCTCTTCCAAACAATTGGAAAAGAGTATAATTTAGCTGAGGCAAGCCTCTATATTTTAAACTTAATATTATTTTCCTACCGGGATTTTTACCACTCGTAGGTTTGAAATCAGTAATACCTAAATGGTTTTACAAACCTTGTAGGAGACATAAAACTCCTCCTATTTCAATAAGCTTTATACATTCGCTTTTTCAACGAATTGCAAATTTAATGATTTGAGCCTGAAGTGAAAACTTTTATTTCAATTCTCAGTTTTCGCTTATCTGTTTTCCTTTTTTTTTTAAATCATCAGCCTTTATTCTCGAATCCTGGGCAAAGGGCATTCTACATTCTTTCAGGCACCTGGATTCCCAGTAAACTAAAAGAAGATTTTATCACATTCCCTACACTGTTGGCCAATTGCACTCTTAAGGTTTTTTCGGTCACATCCTCAGTACCAAGGATGGTTACATTTTGATAAAATGAATTGAATTCTTTTACCAGTTCGTAGGTGTAATTAGCAATTAATGCCGGACTATGATTTTCTGCCGCCAACTGAATTGTTTCTGGATATAGCTGAAGTTGCTTGATTAACGAACGTTCCTTTTCGTGAAATTTATAACCATCTTCCACCGGTTTCTTAAAATCGAAATCGGCTTTCCTGATTATAGATTGAATTCTGGCGTAAGTATATTGAATAAACGGACCGGTATTCCCCTGAAAATCTACAGATTCTTCCGGATTAAATAAGATGCGTTTTTTAGGATCTACTTTTAAAATATAATATTTTAACGCGCCTAAACCAATAATTCGGTAGAGCTCCTCCTTTTCAACTTCGGTATAACCGTCTAATTTTCCTAATTCTTCAGAAATATTTCGTGCAGTTTCGGTCATTTCAGCAATAAGATCATCGGCATCTACAACGGTCCCTTCCCTACTTTTCATTTTTCCGCTAGGTAAATCTACCATTCCATAACTTAAATGATACAGGTAATCTGCCCAATCAAATCCGAGTTTTTTCAGAATTAAAAATAAAACTTTAAAGTGATAATCCTGTTCGTTACCTACGGTATAAACCATCCCGCTAATATCAAAATCCTTTACCCGTTGGATAGCGGTTCCAATATCCTGCGTCATATAGACAGCAGTACCATCGCTTCGCAGCACGATTTTTTCATCCAGGCCTTCATCGGTTAGGTCTATCCAAACACTCCCATCTTCTTTTTTATAAAAAACACCTTTTTCGAGTCCCTGGTTCACTACATCCTTACCTAAAAGATAAGTATCACTTTCGTAATAATTTTTATCGAAATCTACACCTAAGGCATCATAGGTTTTTGCAAAACCATCGTATACCCATTGGTTCATTTTTTCCCAAAGCGCAACCACTTCCGGGTCACCGGCTTCCCATTTTAGTAGCATTTGCTTGGCTTCCACTAAAATTGGCGCTTCAGCTTTTGCGGCTTCTTCGGAAATCCCTTTTGTTTCCATTAATTCGGAAATTTCCTTTTTATATTCCTGGTCAAATTTTACGTAGTAATTCCCAACCAATTTATCTCCTTTTATGCCCGCAGATTCTGGAGTTTCACCATTTCCGAAGCGCTCCCAGGCCAACATAGATTTACAAATATGAATTCCACGATCGTTAATGATCTGGGTTTTATAGGCTTTATTTCCGGCTGCGCTTAAAATTTCAGCAACAGAAAAGCCTAAAAGAATATTCCTAATATGCCCTAAGTGTAAGGGTTTATTGGTATTTGGCGAAGAATATTCAACCATAATCCCTTTAGCATCTTCTGCAGCGGGAAGTATTCCAAAATCCTTTCTGTCTTTCATTTCACTGAAAAAATTCAGAAAATAAGCATCGCTTAAAACAATATTCAAAAAGCCTTTTACCACGTTAAACCCGGAAACTTCTGCAACATTTTCAGTTAAATAATTTCCAATTTCCTCACCCAGTTTTACGGGATTGGTTTTAAGCGCTTTTAGCATTGGGAAAGTAACCAAAGTGATATCTCCTTCAAAATCCTTACGTGTAGGCTGAAATTCTAAATGATCAATTTCAACATCATAGATCTTTTTAACAGCATCTTTTACGTGGGTAGCGAGGGTACTTTGGAGTTTCATTTCTTACTTTTATTTATTGTTTAAAGCCCTGCAAAGATAACAGAAAATAGGCTTTTGCCTATAATTTACTCGATAATCAAGATTTAATTCGATAAGACTTATCTCAAATTGTAGATTGCTTTTTGTTAGTGCTTTGTAAACTTATCTCAAAGTAATTTACTTATCTTTAAACAAAAAGCTATGTTATTAAATATCTCCTATAACCGAAGCAAAACCAAAGAGAAAATTGATAAGGAAGTCGGCAAGCCTTTTACTCTACTTGCGCGAATGAAATTAAACGGGACAGGATCTCCAAAATTACATATTACCGATACCAGCATTGATATTCACAACCTGTTAGTGCTGGATAATAATGCCAATACCTGTAATGTTGAAATGCGGCCCAATGGAATTATAGTAATGTTCAGGTCTTTACTGGAAACCTACGCCCTGGTTATTCCATATTATAAACTTCATCTTTATAAAGGCAAAACTGAAGAGTATTCTATTTATAAAGATCATTCTAAAATTAAGGTAAAGGCCAATACGCCCGCGATACATAAATATTTTAAAAAGATTTTAGATTATAAATCAGATAATGCGCCTACCCAAATCCAGGATCTTTAACTATAAGTTTACAAGCGTTTCCCGGTTTAGCTATTCTTGATAATCTAAGATTAATCTCTCCTTAATTTTTAATTGGCACTTCTGCTGCAATTTTGCCAAAAAAATTAATGGAATTATTTATTTACGTATTTGCGGCGTTGTTTTCGGTAATAAATCCTTTAGGAACGGTGCCAATTTTTGTAGGATTAACACAAGAGTATTCTGCTTCAGAACGCTCCAGGACTTCGTTGTTAACAGCAGTAAACATTTTTGTGATTCTTCTAATCTCGTTTTTTACAGGAAGATTCATCCTACATTTCTTCGGAATAAGCATTGAATCGCTAAGAATTGCCGGCGGACTCATTATCGTGACTTCGGGATTTGCCCTACTCACCGGTTCCTTCTCTAAACATAAGGGAATGGAAAAAGAAAGAGTAAAGAATGATGCTTTTCAGAGAGATAGTGTCTCCCTTACTCCACTAGCCATCCCAATGCTGGCAGGCCCGGGCTCGATCTCACTGCTTATAGGAATGTATGAAGACTACTCCATAATTTCCGAAAAAATCATTACCATTATAGCTATTCTAGGCGTTTGCCTGGCGACATTTCTCGTATTAAGAAGTTCTCATTATATCGTAAAAATGCTGGGCGCCTCAGGAATAAACGCCATTTCCCGTATTATAGGTTTTATTGTGATCGCCATTGGGATTGAATATATAAGCTCTTCTATAATAATTGTGTTGAGCAATGTTTTCAAATAGGATTAACGCTTCCCAAAAGCAAGTCCGCCAATTAGTGCTAAGACACCAAAACCAATCATCGCGTAAGACTGTGTATTATCGCCGTGAGCTTCAATTTGTAGCGGGCCGGCATCCAGTGCAAACTCTGGAGTAATTAGTCGGTATAACCCATACCCAATCATCCCAACTCCAATTACCAGAAGCACTATTTTAAGTACGTTATTCATTTTATAAAGTTTTACTAATCCGGGCGAAAAGTACTAATTTTATTGGTATTTTAAGCTTAAAATCTTTCTATGAGAATTCTTCTTACAGGTGCCAACGGTTATATAGGAATGCGATTGCTACCCGAACTTTTAGCACAGGGACACGAGGTGGTTTGCGCTGTTCGAAATAAAAACCGATTTACTTCTAATGAAGAACTGCTTGAAAAAGTAGAGATTGTAGAACTTGATTTCCTTAAAGATAAAAACGCTCCTGAAAAAATAAAGAATATTGATGTAGCCTATTACCTCATTCATTCTATGAGTGGAAACACCAAAGATTTTGACACCCAGGAAGCAGAAGCCGCGAGGAATTTCAATAAGATAATGGCCGATACTTCGGTAAACCAGGTAATTTATTTAAGCGGAATTATTAATACTGAGGAACTTTCTAAACACCTTAAATCGAGAAAAAAAGTAGAGGAAATTCTATATAGCGGTAATTTTAAAGTCACCGTACTAAGGGCAGCAATCATTGTTGGCTCGGGGAGTTCGTCCTTTGAAATCATTAGAGATCTCTGTGAAAAGTTACCGGTAATGATCACTCCAAAATGGGTGGAAACCAAATGTCAGCCTATTTCTATTCGTGATATAATCAAATTTCTAACCGGTGTGATTGGAAAAGAAGAATGTTACAATCAATCTTTTGATGTTGGGGGCCCAGATGTACTTACTTATAAGGAAATGATGCTGAAATATGCCCAGGTTCGAAATCTAAAGTTATGGATCTTGAGTGTACCGGTAATGTCTCCCAAACTCTCCTCTTATTGGCTTTATTTTGTAACCTCAACGTCTTACAAACTTGCGCAAAATCTCGTGGATAGTATGAGTGTTGAAGTAATTACCAACGATACCCGATTGCAGGATATCCTAAACATTAAACCTATATCTTACACCGAAGCCATAGAACTTGCTTTTTATAAAATTGAACAAAACCAGGTAATTTCCAGCTGGAAAGATTCTTTAAGCAGCGGTCGTTTTAATAAAGAATTGAACAAATATATACAGGTTCCCAAATATGGTTGCCTTTTGGATAAGCAATCTGTTAAAGTAGAAAATCCAGACGAAGTGCTGGAACGCATCTGGGCTATTGGCGGTTTAAACGGTTGGTATTATGGAAATTGGTTATGGAAATTTCGTGGATATATAGACAAGTTTTTTGGTGGTGTAGGATTGCGACGAGGTAGAACCCACCCCAACAAAATAGCTTCTGGAGATTCTTTAGATTTCTGGCGTGTTCTTTTAGCCGATAAAGAAGAAAGGCGGCTATTACTTTTTGCCGAAATGAAAGTTCCAGGCGAAGCCTGGTTAGAATTCTGTATAGATAAAGAAAATGTTTTGCATCAAACCGCTACGTTTAGACCCAAAGGCATATGGGGCCGACTTTACTGGTATGCTATGTATCCTTTTCATTACTTTATCTTTGAAGGAATGCTAAATAAAATTGCAAAAGGCGAACCCACAAAACAAATAGCTTAGGAATTTCTGAATTCTTTAAATTTGAAAAACCACTTAATATAAACTGATTAGCAATAAATTTTGACGCAATTTTTCCGAGCTTTTCTTAAAAATCCATTGCTTTATATTGCATCGGGAATTCTATTTTTTCTCGCCCTTTTTATCTTTTTCTTTACCGATTTTTTCTACGAACTCATAGAAATTGGATCTGTTTGGGTACGTGAGCATTTTGGAGGCTTTTACCTATGGCTTGGGTTACTATGCGTTTTTTTCCTAATCTTTATCGCTTTTTCAAGGTTAGGAAGAATAAAGCTGGGAAACTCTCCACCAGAATTCGACCGACTTTCCTGGATTGCGATGCTTTATAGCGCCGGAATGGGTTCAGGGATTTTACTAAGAGCCGTACAAGAACCGGTTTTTATGTATTTAAATTCGCCAATAGAAACCAGTTCCACTTCTGAAGTCATTGCCCTGGAATATACCTTTTACCAATGGGGTTTTACAGCCTGGGCATTTTACGGGATTTTCGCATTACTTATTGCTTACTCTCTATTTGTTAGAAAATCTGACATTCTTCTGGGAACCAGTTTACCTCAATTAAAAAAAATAAAATATCTACCCGAGGGAGTAAATTTGCTCACTATTCTTACTACTGTTTTTGGGTTGGTCGCAGCAATTGGTTTGGGGACCACTCAAATTGAAGGCGGCATTAGTCACCTTACTTCCACACCTGCCGGAACACTTTGGCTTATAGTCTTATTAGTATTTATAATCTGTTTAGTAGCATTTATTTCGGCATTTGCCGGGATAACCAAGGGGATAAAACGCATCTCTAATTGGAATATTTATATCACAGTGATTCTAATGTTCTTTGTGTTTTTCCAGATAGACATTCTGAATGTTTTTTCTCGTTTTTTCGAATCCCTTTATAGCTATATTATAGATTTTGTTCCGCTTAGTTTAGCACTCGGAAAATACAATCCAGGAAAAGAATTTCTAACAGATTGGACTTATTATTACTGGGCATTTTGGTTAGCCTGGGCACCATTCACCGGAATTTTTATCGCCAGGATCTCCAAAGGTAGAAGTATCAGAGAAATGATTCTGGGAGTACTGATCATTCCATCGCTGGGCAGTTTCTTTTGGTTTAGCGTATTTGGCTCGGCTTCGTTTGATCTCATAGGAAATATGGAGAGCTACACCGGCGAATTTGATAATGTTTTCACCTCCCTGTTTCGTTTTTTTGAAGGTTTTCCGTTTGCAAATTTCACCAATATTGTCACCATAATTCTACTAATTAGTTTTTTGGTGACTTCGGTAGATTCTGCAATTTATGTATTAAGTATGTTTAGTGATAAAGGAAAGGAACATCCCAGGAAAAAATTCAGGTTGATCTGGGCAATTTTAATCCTTATTTTTTCCGAAGCGATAATAATTCTGGGAAGCATAAAACCAGATAGCAATGTACTTACTGCGATGCAGAAGTTTTTGATAATTAGCTCCCTTCCCTTTGCTTTTTTTACCGCCGCAATTATAATTTTGTTTCTAAGAGATCTGTATAAGAAGTATTGAATTTAAACCAAAACCCCTTCGGCCTGCGGCCACCTCTGCATTCCTCTCGCTCCTTTCGTCGATCGTCGGATGCAAGAAAAAGGGGAGGAACTTTATTTACTTGACGAAAACTAAGCTTTTGGTAAGAAAACTTCGGCCATCATACAGCGGGCGCTACCGCCGCCACAAGTTTCTATTACGTGGAGGTCACTGCTTAAGATTTCACAATGCTTTTCAATTTTAGCAATTTGATCCTTATTTAAACTCCCGTGAGCACGATCACTCATTACCAGAAACTTATTATCCTTTCCCTGTACCTGTAGCATATTCCCGGCAAATTCATGCATTTGCTCTTCAGTGATGGTGATCACTTCTTTCCCATCTTCCTTTAGATGTTTCAATACATTTTTACGCTCTTTAGCATTATCTATGGTATCCAGACAAATCACCGCAAAGTTTTCTGCCAGGCACATCATAACATTGGTATGATATATAGCTTTCCTTTTACCGCCAACACTTTGATTAGCGTTAAAAATTACAGGTGTAAATTCAAAATCTTCGCAAAATTCAATTAGAAGGTCTTCATCTGCACGAGGTGATAGCGCACAGTAAGCTTTACGGTTTACCCTATCCAGCAATAAGCTTCCGGTCCCTTCCAGGAATAGATCGTGTTCTTCAGCTTCTGTATAATCTACAATATTCTTTATTTTAAAACCTTCTTCTTCAAGCCTGGCAAAATATTCTAATCGCCTTTCTTTTCTGCGGTTTTCAGCAAACATTGGATATAGACCTATATCTCCATTTTCGTGAAAGGAAACCCAGTTATTAGGAAAAATAGAATCTGGGGAATCATCTTCCAATTTATCATTTACCACAATAACGTTTACCCCAACTTTTTTAAGCTTTGAGGCAAATTCATCAAATTCTGCCTGGGCGCGTTCATTTACATTATCGGCGGTAAGGTCTTTTTGAAAATAGTTATTCACCGCAGTTTGCTCGTTCGTTCTAAACGCCACCGGGCGCACCATCAAAATTGTATCTGTAATCTGTCTCATAATTCTATTCTCTAATTAACGGTAAGGTTGAACAACGCAAAAGCCCTTCCTGTTTAGAAATTTCAGCGTAAGGCACTTCTTCCACAGTAATGCCCTGTTCCCTTAACCAGGCATTTAATCTTGTAAAATTCTTTTCTGAAATCACTACATCTTCAGCGATAGAGAAAATATTGGAATTCATATAATACATCTCATCACGAGTAATTTCAAAAACATTTTCTTTTCCGAAAAGATTCACCAACCAGGTATATTCTTCTTCTTCCAGAAATCCGTTTCTATGAATAATTGCTTTGCCTTTTCCAACAGGCTGAAAACAACAATCTAAATGCAAAGCATTATCACGAGGCTCGGTATTCGACTTTCTTAAATTGAAAGAAACCACTTTTTTATTCGGAAATAATTCCTGCAAGGCTTCTACCGCCTGTACGTTGGTACGCGCTGTGATATAGTCTTTATAATCGGCGCCGCGATAAGTCCCTACCAAAATATAATCCCCAAACGGCATTACATCTCCACCTTCTATATGTGCCTCTTCCGGTAACTGCAAGACTTTTGAAGGATCTATTTGCTGAATTACATGACTAATAGCTTCAATTTCCTGTTCGCGATCTGGTAGAATATTAGATTTAATGAATTTATCATCGATTACAAAAGCGATATCGCGGGTAAAAATCTGGTTATAATCTTTTATGATCTTTGGTCGAAAAACCTGTACATCATATTTTTCCAGCACTTTGGCTACGGCATCCATTTCAGCAACCATATCTTTTTCTTTAGGATAAGATCCCATTTTGATAAATTCGGCTGATTTTGGATCATAAGCCTCTTCCAAAGAAGGCTCGGGCCCATTGCTTTCTGCTGTACCTAAAACTACCGCCTTAAGGCGTGAAGTTTCATTTTTTATATTCAATTTCACAAGTAAAATTTTCACCAAATATAGAAAAAGCTTCATACGATGATGAAGCTTTTTCCAGATTTATTATTATGTGAGATAGTTTCCTATCTCTTATCAACTTCTTTAAATTCACGAAGGTTTGTACCGGTGTAAATTTGACGTGGACGCCCAATTGGCTCTTTCATCAATCTCATTTCTCTCCACTGGGCAATCCATCCCGGAAGCCTACCAAGAGCAAACATTACGGTAAACATTTCTACCGGAATACCCAATGCGCGATAAATAATTCCTGAATAGAAATCTACGTTTGGATATAATTTTCTATCTACGAAGTATTGATCTTCTAAAGCTTCTTTCTCAAGACCTTTTGCGATCTCCAATACAGGATCGTCTACACCAAGTTGCCCAAGAACTTCATCGGCAGATTTCTTGATGATCTTAGCTCGTGGATCAAAGTTTTTATAAACACGGTGTCCAAAGCCCATTAGACGGAACGGATCGTCTTTATCTTTGGCTTTAGCCATAAATTTCTTAGTATCACCACCATCTTCTTTAATTCTCTCCAGCATTTCTATTACTGCCTGATTAGCGCCACCGTGAAGTGGTCCCCAAAGTGCAGAAATTCCGGCCGAGATTGAAGCAAATAATCCTGCGTGAGAAGAACCTACCATTCTTACTGTTGAAGTAGAACAGTTTTGTTCGTGATCTGCGTGAAGAATTAATAACTTATCTAATGCTTCTATAACCGCTTTATCTACGCTGTAGCTTTTTCCCGGTTTTTCGAACATCATTTTATGAAGATTCTCTACATAACCAAGTGTATCGTCTCCATAGTTCAACGGAAGACTATTTTTCTTTCTAAGAGTCCAGGCTGCAAGAACCGGGAATTTACCAAGAATCTTCACTATAGCTTTATACATATCTTCTTCAGACTCTACATTTACTGAAGATGGGTTAAAAGCTATAAGCGCACTGGTTAAAGAAGAAAGCACGCCCATTGGGTGAGCAGACTTTGGAAAACCGTCAAGGATCTTCTTCATCTCCTCATCTACGGCAGACTCTTCTTTAATATCAGCATAAAATTTATCTAATTGGGTCTTAGTTGGCAATTCTCCAAAAATAAGCAAGTAAGCTACTTCAAGAAAATCAGCCTTTTCTGCTAAAGACTCAATAGAATATCCTCGGTAACGAAGCACGCCTTCTTCTCCATTAAGAAAAGTAATAGCGCTCTCACAACTACCTGTATTTTTATATCCACGATCCAGGGTAATAACGCCTGCTTCAGCACGCAGTTTCTTTATATCTATTCCCTGTTCATTTTCTGTACCTTCTACAATGGGAAATTCGTATTTTTTCCCATTTATTTCAATCGTCGCTTTTGACATATCTTAATTTTATATACTTTGATTCAACTTATTTTCGAGAGTTGCTAATTTAAGAAATCTACTGTTAATTTTCCGTTAAGCGTTGATAAGATTTTCATTCAAACCGTCGATTTCGAGGGCTTTTTTGCTGAATTGTCTCCAAAAAAAATCCCTTTTGAAAAAATATCAAAAGGGACTCTGTTTTTAGCTAAAATCAATAATTAGATTTTAAAGGCTTTGCGCTTCGGAAAATAAGCAACTTCACCTAATTCTTCTTCAATTCTAATTAACTGATTGTATTTTGCCATACGATCACTTCTTGAAGCTGAACCGGTTTTTATCTGACCTGTATTCAAGGCTACAGCAAGATCGGCAATAGTATTATCCTCAGTCTCTCCAGAACGGTGAGACATCACTGAAGTAAAGCCGGCATTATGCGCCATATTTACTGCAGCAATAGTTTCAGTAAGTGTACCAATTTGGTTCACTTTAATAAGAATAGAGTTAGCAATTCCTTCTTCAATTCCTCTAGAAAGTCTTTCAACGTTAGTTACGAAAAGATCATCCCCAACCAATTGAACTTTATCTCCAATCTTATCGGTTAAAGCTTTCCAACCATCCCAGTCGTTTTCGTCCATTCCATCTTCAATAGAGATGATAGGGTATTTAGAAGAAAGTTCTGCAAGATATTCAGCTTGTTCTTCGCTAGATCTTATTTTTCCGCCTTCACCTTCAAATTTCTTATAATCATATTTTCCATTCTCATAGAATTCGGCTGCAGCACAATCCAG includes:
- the argS gene encoding arginine--tRNA ligase; protein product: MKLQSTLATHVKDAVKKIYDVEIDHLEFQPTRKDFEGDITLVTFPMLKALKTNPVKLGEEIGNYLTENVAEVSGFNVVKGFLNIVLSDAYFLNFFSEMKDRKDFGILPAAEDAKGIMVEYSSPNTNKPLHLGHIRNILLGFSVAEILSAAGNKAYKTQIINDRGIHICKSMLAWERFGNGETPESAGIKGDKLVGNYYVKFDQEYKKEISELMETKGISEEAAKAEAPILVEAKQMLLKWEAGDPEVVALWEKMNQWVYDGFAKTYDALGVDFDKNYYESDTYLLGKDVVNQGLEKGVFYKKEDGSVWIDLTDEGLDEKIVLRSDGTAVYMTQDIGTAIQRVKDFDISGMVYTVGNEQDYHFKVLFLILKKLGFDWADYLYHLSYGMVDLPSGKMKSREGTVVDADDLIAEMTETARNISEELGKLDGYTEVEKEELYRIIGLGALKYYILKVDPKKRILFNPEESVDFQGNTGPFIQYTYARIQSIIRKADFDFKKPVEDGYKFHEKERSLIKQLQLYPETIQLAAENHSPALIANYTYELVKEFNSFYQNVTILGTEDVTEKTLRVQLANSVGNVIKSSFSLLGIQVPERM
- a CDS encoding MarC family protein produces the protein MELFIYVFAALFSVINPLGTVPIFVGLTQEYSASERSRTSLLTAVNIFVILLISFFTGRFILHFFGISIESLRIAGGLIIVTSGFALLTGSFSKHKGMEKERVKNDAFQRDSVSLTPLAIPMLAGPGSISLLIGMYEDYSIISEKIITIIAILGVCLATFLVLRSSHYIVKMLGASGINAISRIIGFIVIAIGIEYISSSIIIVLSNVFK
- a CDS encoding SDR family oxidoreductase; this translates as MRILLTGANGYIGMRLLPELLAQGHEVVCAVRNKNRFTSNEELLEKVEIVELDFLKDKNAPEKIKNIDVAYYLIHSMSGNTKDFDTQEAEAARNFNKIMADTSVNQVIYLSGIINTEELSKHLKSRKKVEEILYSGNFKVTVLRAAIIVGSGSSSFEIIRDLCEKLPVMITPKWVETKCQPISIRDIIKFLTGVIGKEECYNQSFDVGGPDVLTYKEMMLKYAQVRNLKLWILSVPVMSPKLSSYWLYFVTSTSYKLAQNLVDSMSVEVITNDTRLQDILNIKPISYTEAIELAFYKIEQNQVISSWKDSLSSGRFNKELNKYIQVPKYGCLLDKQSVKVENPDEVLERIWAIGGLNGWYYGNWLWKFRGYIDKFFGGVGLRRGRTHPNKIASGDSLDFWRVLLADKEERRLLLFAEMKVPGEAWLEFCIDKENVLHQTATFRPKGIWGRLYWYAMYPFHYFIFEGMLNKIAKGEPTKQIA
- a CDS encoding BCCT family transporter, whose product is MTQFFRAFLKNPLLYIASGILFFLALFIFFFTDFFYELIEIGSVWVREHFGGFYLWLGLLCVFFLIFIAFSRLGRIKLGNSPPEFDRLSWIAMLYSAGMGSGILLRAVQEPVFMYLNSPIETSSTSEVIALEYTFYQWGFTAWAFYGIFALLIAYSLFVRKSDILLGTSLPQLKKIKYLPEGVNLLTILTTVFGLVAAIGLGTTQIEGGISHLTSTPAGTLWLIVLLVFIICLVAFISAFAGITKGIKRISNWNIYITVILMFFVFFQIDILNVFSRFFESLYSYIIDFVPLSLALGKYNPGKEFLTDWTYYYWAFWLAWAPFTGIFIARISKGRSIREMILGVLIIPSLGSFFWFSVFGSASFDLIGNMESYTGEFDNVFTSLFRFFEGFPFANFTNIVTIILLISFLVTSVDSAIYVLSMFSDKGKEHPRKKFRLIWAILILIFSEAIIILGSIKPDSNVLTAMQKFLIISSLPFAFFTAAIIILFLRDLYKKY
- the ctlX gene encoding citrulline utilization hydrolase CtlX encodes the protein MRQITDTILMVRPVAFRTNEQTAVNNYFQKDLTADNVNERAQAEFDEFASKLKKVGVNVIVVNDKLEDDSPDSIFPNNWVSFHENGDIGLYPMFAENRRKERRLEYFARLEEEGFKIKNIVDYTEAEEHDLFLEGTGSLLLDRVNRKAYCALSPRADEDLLIEFCEDFEFTPVIFNANQSVGGKRKAIYHTNVMMCLAENFAVICLDTIDNAKERKNVLKHLKEDGKEVITITEEQMHEFAGNMLQVQGKDNKFLVMSDRAHGSLNKDQIAKIEKHCEILSSDLHVIETCGGGSARCMMAEVFLPKA
- a CDS encoding dimethylarginine dimethylaminohydrolase family protein — translated: MKLFLYLVKILLVKLNIKNETSRLKAVVLGTAESNGPEPSLEEAYDPKSAEFIKMGSYPKEKDMVAEMDAVAKVLEKYDVQVFRPKIIKDYNQIFTRDIAFVIDDKFIKSNILPDREQEIEAISHVIQQIDPSKVLQLPEEAHIEGGDVMPFGDYILVGTYRGADYKDYITARTNVQAVEALQELFPNKKVVSFNLRKSNTEPRDNALHLDCCFQPVGKGKAIIHRNGFLEEEEYTWLVNLFGKENVFEITRDEMYYMNSNIFSIAEDVVISEKNFTRLNAWLREQGITVEEVPYAEISKQEGLLRCSTLPLIRE
- a CDS encoding citrate synthase, whose amino-acid sequence is MSKATIEINGKKYEFPIVEGTENEQGIDIKKLRAEAGVITLDRGYKNTGSCESAITFLNGEEGVLRYRGYSIESLAEKADFLEVAYLLIFGELPTKTQLDKFYADIKEESAVDEEMKKILDGFPKSAHPMGVLSSLTSALIAFNPSSVNVESEEDMYKAIVKILGKFPVLAAWTLRKKNSLPLNYGDDTLGYVENLHKMMFEKPGKSYSVDKAVIEALDKLLILHADHEQNCSTSTVRMVGSSHAGLFASISAGISALWGPLHGGANQAVIEMLERIKEDGGDTKKFMAKAKDKDDPFRLMGFGHRVYKNFDPRAKIIKKSADEVLGQLGVDDPVLEIAKGLEKEALEDQYFVDRKLYPNVDFYSGIIYRALGIPVEMFTVMFALGRLPGWIAQWREMRLMKEPIGRPRQIYTGTNLREFKEVDKR